A portion of the Adhaeribacter radiodurans genome contains these proteins:
- a CDS encoding zf-HC2 domain-containing protein, with product MDDYYEKIADYLDGEMSEEEKVRFIEALASDKELALAFKVYRTIEEEMPLLEKSKVQNEALKSTLQSLNKQYFELETPQPAKVIPLYAGKVFKILATIAASIALVLITYFGFFQPKNNIQVLANSYFKENLQHLNQTKSDPADTLQFGIAGKIKKRNTAQDSLQLGISAYNNQDYNKALKFFQKIYKNHPELSEAEKYSGFIFLATKEYDKALQAFENLANIKNTPNNPGLFLQALTYMQRNQVSDKQKAKQLLEQVVNNQAEGYKEAEQWLKKF from the coding sequence ATGGATGATTACTATGAGAAAATAGCAGATTACCTCGATGGAGAAATGAGTGAGGAAGAAAAAGTGCGTTTTATAGAGGCTTTAGCTTCTGATAAAGAACTCGCGCTTGCTTTTAAGGTGTACCGTACCATTGAGGAAGAGATGCCGTTATTGGAAAAAAGTAAAGTTCAGAACGAAGCTTTAAAAAGTACCTTGCAATCGTTAAACAAGCAGTATTTTGAATTAGAAACACCTCAACCGGCTAAAGTAATTCCTCTTTACGCAGGCAAAGTTTTTAAAATACTAGCTACAATAGCAGCTAGTATTGCTCTAGTATTAATTACTTATTTCGGCTTTTTCCAACCTAAAAATAATATTCAAGTTTTGGCAAATTCTTACTTTAAAGAGAATTTGCAGCACCTGAATCAAACTAAAAGTGATCCCGCGGATACTCTTCAGTTTGGCATAGCCGGTAAAATAAAGAAAAGAAACACCGCTCAGGACAGTCTGCAGTTAGGGATCAGTGCCTACAACAATCAAGATTATAACAAAGCTTTAAAGTTTTTTCAGAAAATCTACAAAAATCACCCTGAGTTAAGTGAGGCTGAAAAATATAGCGGCTTTATTTTCCTGGCAACTAAAGAATATGATAAAGCTTTGCAGGCATTTGAGAATCTGGCTAATATTAAAAATACCCCTAACAATCCCGGCCTTTTCTTACAAGCTCTAACTTACATGCAACGAAATCAGGTAAGTGATAAACAAAAGGCAAAGCAGCTATTAGAACAAGTAGTAAATAATCAAGCAGAAGGATACAAAGAAGCAGAGCAATGGTTGAAAAAGTTTTAA
- a CDS encoding ABC transporter ATP-binding protein: MLQVNNLFKTYANHPVLDQVSLELAPGQILAVLGRSGCGKTTLLKVMAGLLPAEAGTISWAEQNMDAVPVQNREMVYLFQEPLLFPHLSVFENLAYGLRVRKETEVAVQQKVSRMLEELELQEHAPKMPHQLSGGQRQRVSFGRAIIFLPRVLLLDEPFGNLDAQTRATMQTLFLRLAKKFNITALFVTHDVKEALLVGDRWAYMAAGKFQMYASKASFMDDPATGVREELAFWQALEQNNI; the protein is encoded by the coding sequence ATGCTGCAAGTAAACAATCTATTTAAAACGTATGCTAATCATCCGGTGTTGGACCAGGTTTCGCTGGAGCTAGCCCCAGGACAAATTCTAGCGGTACTGGGACGCTCCGGTTGCGGCAAAACCACTTTGCTTAAAGTTATGGCGGGTTTGCTCCCGGCCGAAGCAGGTACCATAAGTTGGGCCGAACAAAACATGGACGCCGTACCCGTTCAGAACCGGGAAATGGTGTACCTATTTCAGGAACCGCTTTTGTTTCCGCACCTCTCGGTTTTTGAGAACCTTGCCTACGGTTTGCGTGTTCGTAAAGAAACTGAAGTTGCTGTGCAGCAAAAGGTGTCGCGTATGTTGGAGGAATTGGAACTACAGGAACACGCTCCGAAAATGCCGCATCAGCTTTCCGGTGGTCAGCGCCAACGGGTTTCTTTTGGACGAGCCATTATATTTTTACCCCGGGTTTTGTTGTTGGATGAGCCCTTTGGTAACCTCGACGCCCAGACCCGTGCTACCATGCAAACTTTGTTTTTACGACTAGCTAAAAAATTTAACATCACGGCTTTGTTTGTAACGCATGATGTAAAAGAAGCTTTACTGGTTGGTGATAGATGGGCGTATATGGCGGCCGGTAAGTTTCAAATGTATGCTTCCAAAGCCTCTTTTATGGATGATCCGGCAACGGGTGTTCGGGAGGAACTAGCCTTTTGGCAGGCTCTGGAACAAAACAATATTTAG
- a CDS encoding RNA polymerase sigma factor — protein sequence MKHPDQKYIEALLKNDRILLDELYSKFSGKIKRMILRNSGTEADAADVFNDALLSLYYKASNQNFELTCPLDAFLYLICKNKWINELNKKKNKHLVVIIDDGEIDLGEDSFKLAEDYILQEQRHILLLEKVAELGDACKQLLHLSWSGKSMEEVAQILRVSYGFARKKKSGCIAKLIALMKQSSQFNSLKW from the coding sequence ATGAAACATCCTGATCAGAAATATATTGAAGCTTTATTAAAGAACGACAGAATCTTGCTGGATGAGTTATATAGTAAGTTTTCGGGTAAAATTAAAAGAATGATTCTACGTAATAGTGGAACGGAGGCAGATGCAGCCGATGTCTTTAATGATGCTTTATTATCTTTATACTATAAAGCCAGCAATCAAAACTTTGAATTAACGTGTCCCTTAGATGCTTTTCTATATCTTATTTGTAAAAACAAGTGGATTAATGAATTAAATAAGAAAAAAAATAAACATTTAGTTGTTATAATAGATGATGGCGAGATTGACTTAGGAGAAGATAGTTTTAAGCTTGCGGAAGACTATATTTTACAAGAGCAGCGGCATATTTTACTATTAGAAAAGGTGGCTGAATTAGGCGATGCTTGTAAGCAGTTACTGCATTTGAGCTGGAGTGGTAAATCGATGGAAGAAGTAGCACAAATTCTACGGGTTAGTTATGGCTTTGCGCGTAAAAAGAAGTCAGGGTGCATCGCCAAATTAATTGCATTAATGAAACAATCTTCACAGTTTAACTCCTTAAAATGGTAA
- a CDS encoding ABC transporter permease subunit yields MSRTKKTTGLYWRFLFLLLAVLPVAGGLVYGLANSFGLTGVLSTGFTLEHWHQVLSSSALLDSLAYSIYIALVASSLATVLALFLALYFKKSLHRGALSYLLFLPLTIPAMIMGFLIFELLTKSGLLSRIVYQAGWLIDLQNFPSLVHDSWGFGIILAHVCMEVPFLTLLFHAIYQEQELHLLKAVSENLGAEKFYFLRHVAFPILLKTAAPNLMLYFIFILGSYEIPLLIGSQQHQMVAVLAVQKFQRFNLLDIPQGYAISVAFTGLVLLLLLLFFKNVSRHV; encoded by the coding sequence TTGAGCAGAACTAAGAAAACCACTGGTTTGTATTGGCGCTTCTTGTTTTTGTTGCTGGCCGTGCTACCCGTTGCTGGAGGTTTAGTTTATGGCTTAGCCAATAGCTTCGGCTTAACCGGTGTGCTGTCTACTGGTTTTACCCTTGAACATTGGCACCAGGTATTGAGCAGCAGTGCTTTGTTGGATTCTTTGGCTTACAGTATTTACATTGCATTGGTAGCTAGTAGTTTGGCAACTGTTTTGGCCTTGTTTTTAGCTTTATATTTTAAAAAAAGTCTGCATCGGGGCGCACTCAGCTATTTATTGTTCCTGCCCTTAACCATTCCGGCCATGATCATGGGTTTCTTAATCTTTGAACTACTTACTAAATCCGGATTGCTGTCCCGGATAGTTTATCAAGCAGGATGGTTAATAGACTTACAGAATTTCCCTAGCCTGGTTCATGACTCCTGGGGTTTTGGAATTATTCTGGCGCATGTATGCATGGAAGTGCCTTTTTTAACGCTGTTATTTCATGCTATTTACCAGGAGCAGGAACTCCATTTACTAAAAGCGGTTTCCGAAAACCTGGGAGCAGAAAAATTTTACTTTCTCCGGCATGTGGCGTTCCCCATCCTTTTAAAAACCGCCGCCCCAAACCTAATGCTTTATTTTATTTTTATTCTGGGCTCTTACGAAATACCCTTGCTCATCGGCAGTCAGCAGCACCAAATGGTAGCCGTGTTGGCCGTACAAAAATTTCAGCGTTTTAACCTGCTCGATATTCCGCAGGGGTATGCCATTAGTGTAGCTTTTACTGGCTTGGTGCTGCTCTTGCTTTTACTATTTTTTAAAAATGTGAGCCGCCATGTTTAG
- a CDS encoding ABC transporter permease, with translation MFRKILLSTLLSAVLLPYVFFGILSLGQKWFYPDILPQRFTLDNWQQLLVRQGELQVGLLLSLVLGVGVALLSTLMGFVVSKEIAWAKHKNRWLLLAYWPFVLAPVVLAILVQRFFLFTNLSGKVIGVLLGQLMLAFPYAVILFQSFWNNQVLQLEQQSLTLGASAGYTLRHILLPLAKPLLLMCFFQTFLISWFEYGLTQFIGLGKIKTLTILVFKYVNEANIFYAALASLLIMVPPAILLWFNKKFVFKGM, from the coding sequence ATGTTTAGAAAAATATTGCTGTCAACTCTCCTTTCAGCTGTCCTGCTGCCTTACGTGTTCTTCGGAATCTTATCGCTGGGTCAAAAATGGTTTTACCCGGATATTTTGCCGCAACGTTTTACCCTGGATAACTGGCAGCAACTACTGGTTAGGCAAGGAGAACTCCAGGTTGGGTTGTTGCTCTCGCTGGTATTGGGTGTGGGAGTTGCCTTACTATCAACCCTCATGGGCTTTGTGGTTAGTAAAGAAATTGCGTGGGCCAAACATAAAAACCGTTGGTTGCTATTGGCTTACTGGCCATTTGTGTTGGCGCCTGTGGTGCTGGCCATACTGGTACAACGCTTCTTTCTATTCACTAACTTGAGCGGCAAAGTCATTGGCGTATTATTAGGGCAGCTCATGCTGGCTTTTCCGTACGCAGTTATTTTGTTCCAAAGCTTCTGGAACAACCAGGTGCTGCAACTCGAACAACAATCTCTTACCTTAGGCGCTTCAGCGGGCTATACTTTACGGCATATCCTGCTGCCATTGGCCAAACCGCTGCTGCTCATGTGCTTTTTCCAGACTTTCCTGATTTCCTGGTTTGAATATGGTCTGACCCAATTTATTGGTTTAGGTAAAATTAAAACCCTTACCATATTGGTATTTAAATACGTGAACGAAGCCAATATTTTTTATGCCGCTTTGGCTTCCTTGCTCATTATGGTGCCACCCGCCATTTTATTATGGTTTAATAAAAAATTTGTTTTTAAAGGAATGTAA
- a CDS encoding radical SAM protein yields the protein MTKDFNHIESVYWVFTQLCNDECDHCYNNSGPRGERISEAECMAIIQNLPNHMDRLILSGGEPLADKKLLYQILDRLQERYQGRVQIMLQTNGDLLNEQILDTLLEKGVTRFDIASIDRYHKHAGGRLMELADIFASRGVNGDDHDPLVSKDTYLTQHKASWGYWGATIDMWLGGNWARGRAFQKGLWKEDPDHNFCAILSGGKGFLTGAPDIPQEISIQLWKINPCCPGTKIPLGDARTEKVADVLQRVSKSEIWQKINEGNPLGMGESIGITEAHAKARTAELKNICLWCDEFFEKHYQGEQVNRVCTSCHQ from the coding sequence ATGACGAAAGATTTTAACCATATCGAATCTGTGTACTGGGTTTTCACCCAATTGTGTAACGACGAATGTGACCATTGTTATAATAATTCCGGACCTAGAGGCGAACGCATTTCGGAAGCGGAATGCATGGCGATCATTCAAAATTTGCCGAACCACATGGACCGCTTGATTCTTTCCGGAGGCGAACCCCTGGCTGATAAAAAACTGCTCTACCAAATTTTAGATCGCCTGCAAGAGCGTTATCAGGGCCGTGTCCAAATTATGCTGCAAACCAACGGAGATCTGCTTAATGAACAAATTTTGGATACTTTACTGGAAAAAGGGGTTACCCGCTTCGATATAGCCAGTATTGACCGTTATCATAAACACGCGGGTGGTCGTTTGATGGAGCTGGCCGATATTTTTGCCAGTCGGGGAGTAAATGGTGATGACCACGACCCCTTGGTTAGCAAGGATACCTACCTCACGCAACATAAAGCTAGTTGGGGTTATTGGGGAGCGACTATTGATATGTGGCTGGGAGGAAACTGGGCGCGCGGGCGGGCCTTCCAAAAAGGCCTTTGGAAAGAAGATCCGGATCATAATTTTTGTGCTATTCTCTCCGGCGGCAAAGGCTTTTTAACCGGTGCCCCGGATATTCCGCAGGAAATATCCATTCAGCTTTGGAAAATTAATCCTTGCTGCCCCGGTACTAAAATTCCTCTAGGGGATGCCCGCACCGAGAAAGTAGCGGATGTTTTGCAGCGGGTTTCTAAATCCGAAATCTGGCAGAAAATAAACGAGGGAAATCCGCTGGGTATGGGAGAAAGTATCGGTATTACGGAAGCACATGCCAAAGCTCGGACAGCTGAACTAAAGAATATTTGCCTCTGGTGCGATGAGTTCTTTGAAAAACATTATCAAGGAGAACAAGTAAATCGCGTTTGCACCAGTTGTCACCAGTAA
- a CDS encoding tetratricopeptide repeat protein: MLPQSSSKYQVAFQVFDRLTYAFANNRPKPELEIIARSLNKDKVIALYKPGNQPIIQLDEEAYDLCTKLGKDSLNALAVLLSHELAHHYEKHDWFYTFGIGPNNTKVSKELINRFESEADFYGCFYGELSGYATGRVFPRVLDLLYEHFNLSDRLEGYPTKEARKAVYNKMQKEALQMVAVFKAGLFLYLVQEYGSAATCFDYLVNRFPSREILNNLAAAKLQQALLYFSDSEHSNFVYPVELDPQSRIASPQREFLDENSEKQYLELLSDARKYAEKAKSIDPQYFPSYINLACIYSLQGNQAAAIGIINEINPARLPADAYTIRAIAYYKDNQLNKAEKDFEAAQAKNAYMAKYNLDLYNKLDESLTASLTVWIRDWFKDEEVANNSANFTRNQPEQIDGERAIVALPAQAPQIKISRNPNLTLQWNEHLDHFELAIQSTTRNYLVRFTQDNYFKQTVRKIKRGTPASTVVDKYGEPGYTFPGATGAYWVYPKDKIAFMFDKNSRITNWVIYTRSL; this comes from the coding sequence GTGCTACCACAAAGTTCTTCTAAATACCAGGTTGCTTTCCAGGTTTTTGATCGCTTAACTTATGCTTTTGCCAATAACCGCCCTAAACCCGAATTAGAAATTATTGCTCGTAGCCTTAATAAAGACAAAGTAATTGCTTTGTACAAACCCGGTAACCAACCCATTATCCAGTTAGACGAAGAGGCGTATGATTTATGCACGAAGCTAGGCAAAGATTCGCTCAATGCCTTGGCTGTTTTATTAAGTCATGAATTGGCCCACCATTACGAAAAACACGATTGGTTTTACACATTTGGAATTGGTCCGAACAATACCAAAGTTTCTAAAGAATTAATAAACCGCTTTGAATCGGAAGCCGATTTTTACGGGTGTTTCTACGGCGAACTATCTGGTTATGCTACCGGACGAGTGTTTCCCCGCGTTTTAGATTTGCTGTATGAACATTTTAATCTTTCTGATCGCTTGGAAGGTTACCCAACGAAAGAAGCCCGAAAAGCTGTTTATAACAAAATGCAAAAAGAGGCTTTACAAATGGTTGCCGTTTTTAAAGCCGGGTTATTTCTGTACCTGGTTCAGGAATACGGATCGGCCGCTACTTGTTTTGATTATTTAGTAAATCGTTTTCCTAGCCGGGAAATTTTAAACAACCTGGCTGCTGCTAAGCTCCAGCAAGCATTATTATATTTCTCTGACTCTGAACATTCTAACTTTGTGTATCCGGTTGAATTGGATCCGCAAAGCAGGATTGCCTCCCCGCAACGTGAATTTTTAGATGAAAATAGCGAAAAGCAGTATCTGGAATTATTGAGTGATGCACGCAAGTACGCCGAGAAAGCAAAAAGCATTGACCCTCAGTATTTCCCGTCGTATATTAACTTAGCCTGCATTTATTCTTTACAAGGAAACCAGGCAGCTGCCATAGGTATAATTAATGAAATAAATCCCGCTCGCCTCCCAGCAGATGCTTATACTATTCGGGCTATTGCTTATTACAAAGACAATCAATTAAACAAAGCAGAAAAAGATTTTGAAGCGGCCCAAGCCAAAAATGCTTATATGGCTAAATATAATTTAGACTTATATAACAAATTAGATGAGTCTTTAACTGCAAGTTTAACTGTTTGGATCAGAGATTGGTTCAAGGATGAAGAAGTGGCAAATAATTCGGCAAACTTCACGCGGAATCAGCCGGAACAAATAGACGGAGAACGGGCTATTGTTGCCTTGCCCGCTCAAGCCCCACAGATAAAAATTAGTAGAAACCCTAACCTTACCCTACAGTGGAACGAACACCTCGACCATTTTGAATTAGCTATCCAGTCAACCACCCGAAACTACCTGGTTCGTTTTACCCAGGATAACTACTTTAAACAAACCGTCCGAAAAATAAAGCGGGGCACTCCTGCTTCTACGGTAGTAGACAAATACGGAGAACCTGGCTATACCTTTCCGGGTGCTACTGGTGCGTATTGGGTTTATCCGAAAGATAAAATAGCATTTATGTTCGATAAAAACAGCCGGATAACTAATTGGGTTATTTATACCCGCAGTTTATGA